Proteins encoded together in one Streptomyces umbrinus window:
- a CDS encoding LacI family DNA-binding transcriptional regulator, translating to MVRTGSVAGPTLAVVAREAGVSVPTASKVVNGREDVAPETRRRVTEALDRLGYVRRPRFDAVKSPGLVDLVVHSLENSWSGSILHGVEEAAHDAGLEVVVSAGLTRTRGGRPERGWLDKLSTRGSSGVLFNLAELTASQYAWLDQHRIPFVLIDPVLEPPPGVVSVGAANWHGGVTATEHLLSLGHERIAVIAGYRRKMCSTARVAGYRSALAAAGLRHRPEYLRYGNFDESAAHRRMLELLDLPEPPTAVFVCSDRMALGAYRALAERGLSVPDDVSVVGFDDLPEAHWASPALTTVRQPLAEMAATAMRLLVRMMAGEQPEGTRTELSTRLVVRASTAPR from the coding sequence ATGGTGCGTACCGGAAGCGTGGCCGGGCCGACCCTCGCGGTCGTGGCACGTGAGGCGGGCGTTTCCGTACCGACGGCCTCCAAGGTCGTCAACGGCCGGGAGGACGTGGCGCCGGAGACCCGCCGCCGGGTGACGGAGGCGCTCGACCGGCTCGGCTATGTCCGCAGACCCCGGTTCGACGCGGTGAAGTCGCCCGGCCTGGTCGACCTCGTCGTCCACTCGCTGGAGAACTCCTGGTCGGGCTCGATCCTGCACGGCGTGGAGGAGGCGGCGCACGACGCCGGCCTTGAGGTGGTCGTCTCGGCAGGCCTGACCCGGACCCGGGGCGGCCGTCCGGAGCGCGGCTGGCTGGACAAGCTCTCCACGCGCGGCTCCTCCGGTGTGCTGTTCAACCTCGCCGAGCTGACCGCCTCCCAGTACGCCTGGCTGGACCAGCACCGCATCCCGTTCGTGCTGATCGACCCGGTGCTGGAGCCGCCACCCGGGGTCGTCTCGGTCGGCGCGGCCAACTGGCACGGCGGGGTGACCGCCACCGAGCACCTGCTCTCCCTCGGCCACGAACGCATAGCCGTCATCGCCGGCTACCGCCGCAAGATGTGCAGCACCGCGCGCGTCGCCGGCTACCGCTCGGCCCTCGCGGCGGCCGGACTGCGCCATCGCCCCGAGTACCTGCGCTACGGCAACTTCGACGAGAGCGCCGCGCACCGGCGGATGCTGGAGCTCCTCGATCTGCCGGAACCGCCCACGGCCGTCTTCGTCTGCTCGGACCGCATGGCTCTGGGCGCGTACCGGGCGCTGGCCGAGCGGGGGCTGTCCGTCCCGGACGACGTCAGCGTGGTGGGCTTCGACGACCTGCCCGAGGCCCACTGGGCCTCACCGGCCCTGACGACCGTCCGCCAGCCGCTCGCGGAGATGGCGGCGACTGCGATGCGCCTGCTGGTGCGGATGATGGCGGGCGAGCAGCCGGAGGGGACGCGTACGGAGTTGTCCACGCGGCTGGTGGTACGGGCGAGCACGGCACCCCGCTGA
- a CDS encoding ThuA domain-containing protein, translated as MAAQRPEPRVLVHTRTTDYRHESIPDGIAAVRSLGAAHGFTVHATEAPDFFDAPVGRYAAVVFLSTSGDILTPAGREHLAAYVEAGGGFVGVHAAACTEYDWPYYGELLGARFARHPDHQPGKAVVEDRDHPATRHLPAVWEFTDEWYDFRTNPRDAVRVLVSADESSYDGGGMGDDHPLVWCREQGAGRVFYTALGHASEAYEDPAFRQHLLGGIGWAGRIRTP; from the coding sequence ATGGCAGCGCAGCGCCCAGAACCCCGTGTCCTCGTCCACACCCGCACCACGGACTACCGCCACGAGTCGATACCCGACGGTATCGCCGCCGTGCGGTCGCTCGGTGCCGCGCACGGCTTCACCGTCCACGCGACGGAGGCCCCCGACTTCTTCGACGCCCCCGTCGGCCGGTACGCGGCCGTCGTCTTCCTCTCCACCAGCGGCGACATCCTGACGCCCGCAGGCCGGGAGCACCTCGCCGCGTACGTCGAGGCGGGCGGCGGCTTCGTAGGAGTGCACGCGGCGGCCTGTACGGAGTACGACTGGCCCTACTACGGCGAGTTGCTCGGGGCCAGGTTCGCGCGGCACCCCGACCACCAGCCGGGCAAGGCGGTGGTGGAGGACCGCGATCACCCCGCGACCCGGCATCTGCCCGCCGTCTGGGAGTTCACCGACGAGTGGTACGACTTCCGCACGAACCCGCGCGACGCGGTGCGCGTGCTCGTCTCCGCCGACGAGTCCTCGTACGACGGAGGCGGCATGGGCGACGACCATCCGCTCGTGTGGTGCCGCGAACAGGGCGCGGGCCGGGTCTTCTACACCGCCCTCGGCCACGCCTCGGAGGCCTACGAGGATCCGGCCTTCCGGCAGCATCTGCTCGGCGGAATCGGCTGGGCGGGGCGAATCCGCACTCCGTGA
- a CDS encoding sensor histidine kinase produces MSVRLKLTLSYAGFLMIAGVLLLAAVWVFLLRYVPDRAMLNTADDETLTNGVFPIRSVLLGVFAPRAAAVLAFLLVFGLVGGWILAGRMLAPLTRITDATRTATNGSLSHRIRLPGRKDEFRELADAFDAMLARLEAHVAEQQRFAANASHELRTPLAVSKALLDVARADPYQDAGVVIDRLHAVNTRAIDLTEALLLLSHADQRSFTREHVDLSLLAEEAIETLLPLAEKRGVAFETSGDITPTLGSHALLLQLTTNLVHNAIVHNLPEQGTVWVDTAVRPDTVVLTVENTGEKLTPQQASTLTERFQRGTERVHTDHAGVGLGLAIVKTITHAHDGTLTLTPRSDGGIRITVELPAAPSGPS; encoded by the coding sequence ATGAGCGTTCGCCTCAAACTCACCCTCAGCTACGCCGGATTCCTCATGATCGCCGGCGTCCTGCTGCTCGCGGCGGTGTGGGTGTTCCTCCTGCGGTACGTCCCCGATCGGGCGATGCTCAACACCGCCGACGATGAAACGCTCACGAATGGTGTCTTCCCCATCCGGTCCGTCCTCCTCGGCGTCTTCGCTCCGAGGGCGGCCGCGGTACTGGCGTTCCTGCTGGTGTTCGGCCTCGTGGGAGGGTGGATCCTCGCGGGCCGCATGCTCGCCCCGCTGACCCGCATCACGGACGCCACCCGAACCGCCACGAACGGATCGCTCTCCCACCGGATCCGGCTGCCGGGCCGCAAGGACGAGTTCCGCGAACTCGCCGACGCCTTCGACGCGATGCTCGCCCGGCTCGAAGCGCACGTCGCCGAACAGCAGAGATTCGCGGCCAACGCCTCTCACGAGCTGCGCACCCCGCTGGCGGTCTCGAAGGCACTTCTCGACGTGGCGCGAGCCGATCCATACCAGGACGCCGGCGTGGTCATCGACCGCCTCCACGCCGTCAACACCCGGGCGATCGACCTCACCGAAGCACTGCTCCTGCTCAGCCACGCCGACCAGCGGTCCTTCACCCGGGAACACGTCGACCTGTCCCTCCTGGCGGAGGAAGCCATCGAGACACTCCTCCCCCTCGCCGAGAAGCGTGGCGTCGCCTTCGAAACGTCCGGCGACATCACGCCCACCCTCGGATCGCACGCGCTCCTGCTGCAGCTGACCACGAACCTCGTGCACAACGCGATCGTCCACAACCTGCCCGAACAGGGCACTGTGTGGGTCGACACCGCCGTCCGCCCCGACACCGTGGTGCTCACCGTCGAGAACACCGGCGAGAAGCTCACCCCACAGCAGGCCTCGACACTCACCGAACGATTCCAGCGCGGCACAGAACGCGTACACACCGACCACGCGGGCGTCGGCCTCGGCCTGGCCATCGTCAAGACCATCACCCACGCCCACGACGGAACACTCACCCTCACCCCGCGCTCCGACGGCGGGATCCGCATCACGGTGGAACTGCCCGCCGCACCCTCCGGCCCGAGCTGA
- a CDS encoding endonuclease/exonuclease/phosphatase family protein, translating into MTTTPQPDTQELVAADARDTAETGQGDAGRRGADPRGGSVAWRARIRRAIRAVSRPEPWKRGPVLAALAVLLGLLMLLHARIPDGLKNVGSLVETFLPWFGLFVPVLLAGALWRRSASTLVALLLPVTVWLNLFGGVLSDKSHPGGDLTVVSHNVGAGNSDPAGTARDLAASGADVLALEELTTQARGAYEKGLAKAYPYHAVKGTVGLWSKRPLSDTRTVDVAMLGMAGPLARNLSAEEKAATPRALRTTVATDQGPLAVYVAHLGSVRVNPRAGLSTSQRDDGAQELGKAVAAEPNERVVVLGDLNGTTDDRAFAGLTSQLRSAQETAGDGFGFSWPAGFPVVRIDQILVRGVEPRSSWVLPATGSDHLPVAARINL; encoded by the coding sequence ATGACGACCACCCCCCAGCCGGACACTCAGGAACTCGTGGCCGCCGACGCACGGGACACGGCGGAGACCGGACAGGGCGACGCCGGCCGCCGGGGTGCCGACCCCCGGGGCGGCTCCGTCGCCTGGCGTGCGCGCATCCGCCGGGCGATCCGCGCCGTCTCCCGGCCTGAGCCCTGGAAGCGCGGCCCGGTGCTCGCGGCCCTGGCGGTGCTCCTTGGCCTGCTCATGCTCCTGCACGCGCGGATCCCGGACGGGCTGAAGAACGTCGGCAGCCTGGTGGAGACCTTCCTGCCGTGGTTCGGCCTGTTCGTCCCGGTGCTGCTGGCCGGAGCGCTGTGGCGCCGCTCGGCCTCCACCCTGGTCGCACTGCTGCTGCCGGTCACGGTGTGGCTGAACCTCTTCGGCGGCGTGCTCAGCGACAAGTCCCACCCGGGCGGTGACCTCACCGTGGTCAGCCACAACGTCGGCGCCGGCAACTCCGACCCGGCCGGCACCGCCCGCGACCTGGCCGCCTCCGGGGCAGACGTGCTGGCTCTGGAGGAGCTGACCACACAGGCCCGGGGTGCGTACGAGAAGGGGCTGGCGAAGGCGTACCCGTACCACGCGGTCAAGGGCACGGTCGGGCTGTGGAGCAAGCGCCCGCTGTCGGACACCCGGACGGTCGACGTCGCGATGCTGGGCATGGCCGGACCACTGGCGAGGAACCTGTCGGCCGAGGAGAAGGCGGCCACGCCCCGCGCGCTGCGCACCACGGTGGCCACGGACCAGGGGCCGCTCGCGGTGTACGTGGCCCACTTGGGCTCCGTACGCGTCAATCCCAGGGCGGGCCTGTCGACGAGCCAGCGGGACGACGGCGCGCAGGAGCTCGGCAAGGCCGTCGCGGCCGAGCCGAACGAGCGGGTGGTGGTGCTCGGCGACCTGAACGGCACGACGGACGACCGCGCGTTCGCCGGCCTCACCTCACAGCTGCGCTCGGCCCAGGAGACGGCCGGGGACGGCTTCGGTTTCAGCTGGCCGGCGGGGTTCCCGGTCGTACGGATCGACCAGATCCTGGTCCGCGGTGTGGAACCGCGGAGCTCATGGGTACTGCCGGCCACCGGCAGCGACCACCTGCCGGTGGCGGCCAGGATCAACTTGTGA
- a CDS encoding serine hydrolase domain-containing protein, producing the protein MSRQQSFPGLPVALAVAAVALGTLTAATAAPAGPTHHSPPRLHPSTQPAHVKTQAVLNEIVARGTPGVIAQVGDARGVWDGRAGVGDLATERPRSTGEKFRIASVTKTFTATVLLGLEAEGSLSLDDSVEQWLPGVVRGKGYRPGNITVRHLLNHTSGIFDYNMDEGFRALYAGDEFDRNRHTRWSPEELVDIALAHPPNFQPEQGSRPGRPGRWDYSDTNYVLAGMVVEKASGGTYAQAVERLVVRPLGLRGTSVPGASPRLPAPHARHYSTLFEDGPEAKVRDVTEFSPTVAFSAGQLISTVGDVNTFLSKLLAGELLPPAQQRQLLDTVHVDGDKGHGGPQDRYGLGIRHFKLKEGCWAWGHGGMIPGSATRTLASADGRRVMTMNRDGDWGEQRLEDAAVETEFCER; encoded by the coding sequence ATGAGCCGTCAACAGTCCTTTCCTGGACTCCCCGTCGCCCTTGCCGTCGCAGCCGTCGCCCTGGGAACGCTGACCGCAGCCACCGCCGCACCGGCCGGGCCAACTCACCATTCCCCGCCCCGATTACACCCGAGCACCCAGCCCGCGCACGTGAAGACCCAGGCCGTGCTGAACGAGATCGTCGCGCGGGGCACGCCCGGTGTCATCGCCCAGGTAGGGGACGCGCGCGGTGTGTGGGACGGCCGGGCCGGTGTCGGTGACCTGGCCACCGAGCGGCCGAGGAGCACCGGCGAGAAGTTCCGTATCGCCAGCGTGACCAAGACCTTCACCGCCACGGTGCTGCTCGGGCTCGAAGCCGAGGGCAGCCTCTCGCTGGACGACAGCGTGGAGCAATGGCTGCCCGGGGTGGTGCGGGGCAAGGGCTACCGGCCCGGGAACATCACCGTGCGGCACCTGCTCAACCACACGAGCGGCATCTTCGACTACAACATGGACGAGGGCTTCCGCGCCCTGTACGCGGGGGACGAGTTCGACCGGAACCGCCACACCAGGTGGTCCCCGGAAGAGCTGGTGGACATCGCGCTCGCCCACCCGCCCAACTTCCAGCCGGAGCAGGGCAGCAGGCCCGGCAGGCCAGGCAGGTGGGACTACTCCGACACCAACTACGTCCTCGCCGGCATGGTCGTCGAGAAGGCCTCCGGCGGCACGTACGCGCAGGCGGTCGAGCGTCTGGTCGTCCGGCCGCTCGGTCTGCGCGGTACGAGCGTGCCGGGCGCCTCGCCCCGACTGCCCGCACCGCACGCGAGGCACTACTCCACGCTGTTCGAGGACGGGCCGGAGGCGAAGGTGCGTGATGTCACCGAGTTCAGCCCCACCGTCGCCTTCTCCGCCGGGCAGCTGATCTCGACCGTGGGAGACGTGAACACCTTCCTGTCCAAGCTGCTGGCCGGTGAGCTGCTGCCGCCCGCCCAGCAGCGGCAGTTGCTCGACACGGTCCACGTCGACGGGGACAAGGGACACGGTGGTCCGCAGGACCGCTACGGCCTCGGCATACGGCACTTCAAGCTCAAGGAGGGCTGCTGGGCATGGGGCCACGGCGGCATGATCCCCGGCTCCGCGACCCGGACGCTCGCCTCGGCGGACGGCCGACGCGTCATGACCATGAACCGCGACGGCGACTGGGGCGAGCAGCGACTGGAGGACGCGGCCGTCGAGACCGAGTTCTGCGAGCGCTGA
- a CDS encoding carboxylesterase/lipase family protein, protein MTEGPVVSTPYGAVRGRHENGLAVFRGIPYAAPPFGPRRFRPPVPPEPWDGVRDAGEFGPTPPKPPYSEAFAKLLSDPVVPGDDILNLNVWTPEPGPGARLPVMVWIHGGALTRGSSAVPVYDGRSFARDGLVFVSLNYRLGIEGYGLFPDAPANPGLRDQLAALEWVRDAIAEFGGDPDRVTVFGESAGAISIGALLASPRAKGLFLRAALQSGPPEVTERDKVRRLVRRMATRLKIPATAEAFAAVDRAALAEAQAEVGRRASPVLGGPAFGIVVDGDLVPRDPLEALLDGDAARDVDLLLGWTSEEYRLWLAPTGLLERIDRLGPVALAGAMARCRCGPEVPRGYRLAHPDASTADLVGQLVTDYLLRVPLHRLADAHPAPSYVYEFAWPSNVPGLGACHALELGFVFDTADVPEAAKLAGPGAPQALADEMHSAWVRFAVEGDPGWPVWDATHPVRVFGAGEPAVVHGPRDRELALWEAEFAASEVAADPADPADRKTQRPGAVPLSVVRRLRRPGGVRRG, encoded by the coding sequence ATGACCGAGGGTCCCGTGGTCAGCACCCCCTACGGTGCCGTCCGAGGCCGTCACGAGAACGGCCTCGCCGTGTTCCGAGGCATCCCCTACGCCGCCCCTCCCTTCGGCCCCCGCCGCTTCCGGCCGCCCGTCCCGCCCGAGCCGTGGGACGGCGTGCGCGACGCCGGTGAGTTCGGGCCGACGCCACCCAAGCCGCCGTACTCCGAGGCCTTCGCGAAGCTGCTCTCCGACCCGGTCGTGCCGGGTGACGACATCCTCAACCTGAACGTGTGGACGCCCGAGCCGGGCCCAGGCGCCCGCCTGCCCGTCATGGTGTGGATCCACGGCGGGGCGCTGACCCGCGGCTCGTCGGCGGTCCCGGTGTACGACGGCCGGTCCTTCGCCCGCGACGGCCTGGTGTTCGTCTCCCTCAACTACCGCCTGGGCATTGAGGGTTACGGCCTCTTCCCGGACGCCCCCGCCAACCCTGGCCTGCGCGACCAGCTCGCCGCGCTGGAGTGGGTGCGGGACGCGATCGCGGAGTTCGGCGGTGACCCGGACCGGGTGACCGTCTTCGGCGAGTCCGCCGGTGCGATCAGCATCGGGGCGCTGCTGGCGAGCCCGCGCGCCAAGGGGCTGTTCCTGCGGGCCGCGCTGCAGAGCGGCCCGCCCGAGGTGACAGAACGGGACAAGGTGCGGCGCCTGGTGCGGCGTATGGCCACGCGGCTGAAGATCCCCGCGACCGCCGAGGCGTTCGCCGCCGTCGACCGGGCCGCCCTGGCCGAGGCGCAGGCCGAGGTCGGCCGCCGTGCCAGCCCGGTCCTCGGGGGTCCCGCGTTCGGCATCGTCGTCGACGGAGACCTCGTGCCGCGCGACCCGCTGGAGGCCCTGCTCGACGGCGACGCGGCCCGGGACGTCGACCTGCTGCTCGGTTGGACCAGCGAGGAGTACCGGCTGTGGCTCGCGCCCACCGGCCTCCTGGAACGCATCGACCGGCTCGGCCCGGTCGCCCTGGCCGGCGCGATGGCCCGCTGCCGCTGCGGCCCCGAGGTCCCGCGCGGCTACCGGCTGGCCCATCCCGACGCGAGCACCGCCGACCTGGTGGGCCAACTGGTCACCGATTATCTCCTCCGCGTACCGCTGCACCGCCTGGCGGACGCCCACCCGGCACCCTCGTACGTCTACGAGTTCGCCTGGCCCTCCAACGTCCCCGGCCTCGGCGCCTGCCACGCCCTGGAGCTCGGCTTCGTCTTCGACACGGCCGACGTGCCCGAGGCCGCGAAGCTCGCCGGGCCCGGCGCACCGCAGGCTCTCGCCGACGAGATGCACTCGGCGTGGGTGCGGTTCGCCGTCGAGGGGGATCCTGGGTGGCCGGTGTGGGACGCCACGCATCCGGTACGGGTCTTCGGGGCGGGGGAGCCCGCGGTCGTGCACGGGCCCCGGGATCGCGAACTCGCCCTGTGGGAAGCCGAGTTCGCCGCCTCCGAGGTCGCGGCCGACCCTGCCGACCCTGCCGACCGGAAGACGCAGAGGCCGGGTGCGGTGCCGCTGTCGGTCGTGCGGCGGCTTCGGAGGCCGGGAGGTGTGCGGCGGGGGTGA
- a CDS encoding response regulator transcription factor, producing MRVLIVEDEPFLAEAIRDGLRLEAIAADLAGDGDTALELLGINTYDIAVLDRDIPGPSGDEIAKRIVASGSGMPILMLTAADRLDDKASGFELGADDYLTKPFELRELALRLRALDRRRAHNRPPVREIAGLRLDPFRREVYREDRYVALTRKQFAVLEVLVAAEGGTVSAEELLERAWDENADPFTNAVRITVSALRKRLGEPWIIATVPGVGYRIDTQPEAGQGAGHGAGHGGGDRG from the coding sequence ATGCGTGTGCTGATCGTCGAGGACGAGCCCTTTCTGGCAGAAGCCATCCGCGACGGTCTGCGCCTGGAAGCGATCGCCGCCGACCTCGCGGGTGACGGCGACACCGCTCTGGAACTGCTGGGCATCAACACGTACGACATCGCCGTCCTCGACCGCGACATCCCGGGCCCCTCCGGTGACGAGATCGCCAAACGCATCGTCGCCTCCGGCAGCGGCATGCCGATCCTCATGCTCACCGCCGCCGACCGGCTCGACGACAAGGCCTCCGGGTTCGAACTCGGCGCCGACGACTACCTCACGAAACCTTTCGAACTCCGGGAACTCGCGCTCAGGCTCAGAGCACTCGACCGCAGACGCGCCCACAACAGGCCGCCCGTGCGGGAGATCGCGGGTCTGCGCCTGGACCCGTTCCGCAGAGAGGTCTACCGCGAGGACCGCTACGTCGCGCTGACCCGGAAGCAGTTCGCCGTGCTCGAAGTCCTCGTCGCCGCCGAAGGCGGCACCGTCAGCGCCGAGGAACTCCTGGAACGCGCGTGGGACGAGAACGCCGACCCGTTCACCAACGCCGTGCGCATCACCGTCTCGGCCCTGCGCAAGCGGCTCGGCGAACCCTGGATCATCGCCACCGTGCCGGGCGTCGGCTACCGCATCGACACGCAACCGGAGGCCGGACAAGGGGCGGGACACGGGGCCGGGCACGGGGGAGGGGACCGTGGATAG